One Vallitalea pronyensis genomic region harbors:
- a CDS encoding DUF6115 domain-containing protein: MQGTAMSILVILSILVGIMFIGISFFIKDKKDKEMIHNPEPMVPISPPMASMDEADIMNEVNQKILELNDYASFIKKEISDQHKELLFLYQLITEKEKNLKHITDKSSKAEEKAAVSYHKSATPDISEPAHTLNHKIVENNKEIFDLYKEGHSVTEIAQSLNIGKGEVKLILDLGIK; encoded by the coding sequence ATGCAAGGTACAGCTATGAGTATATTGGTGATATTGTCCATTTTGGTTGGTATTATGTTTATTGGTATAAGCTTTTTTATTAAAGATAAAAAAGATAAAGAAATGATTCATAATCCAGAACCAATGGTACCTATTTCACCACCTATGGCATCCATGGATGAAGCCGATATCATGAATGAAGTGAATCAGAAAATCCTAGAATTAAACGATTATGCTTCTTTTATAAAAAAGGAAATCAGTGATCAACATAAAGAACTATTATTTTTGTATCAACTTATTACAGAGAAAGAAAAAAACTTAAAACATATAACAGATAAGTCCAGTAAGGCAGAAGAAAAAGCGGCAGTATCATACCATAAAAGTGCAACACCGGACATTAGTGAACCTGCACATACCCTTAATCATAAGATAGTAGAAAATAATAAAGAAATATTTGATCTCTATAAAGAAGGTCATAGTGTGACAGAGATTGCACAATCATTAAATATTGGTAAAGGGGAAGTAAAATTAATATTGGATTTAGGCATAAAATAA
- the rpsB gene encoding 30S ribosomal protein S2, which produces MSVISMKQLLEAGVHFGHQTRRWNPKMAEYIYTERNGIYIIDLQKTVGKVDDAYNAIKDVVADGGNVLFVGTKKQAQDAIKTEAERCGMFYVNQRWLGGMLTNFKTIQTRIKRLKDLEKMQEDGTFDVLPKKEVIKLKLQMDKLEKNLGGIKEMKDVPDVMFIVDPRKEKIAIQEAHILGIPIVSIVDTNCDPDEVDYVIPGNDDAIRAVKLIVSKMADAVVEANQGAQNHIEEAAPEAKKAE; this is translated from the coding sequence ATGAGTGTAATTTCAATGAAACAATTATTAGAAGCTGGTGTTCATTTCGGACATCAAACCAGAAGATGGAACCCTAAAATGGCTGAGTATATTTATACTGAGAGAAACGGGATTTACATCATCGATTTACAAAAGACAGTAGGTAAAGTTGACGATGCATATAATGCAATCAAAGACGTGGTTGCTGATGGCGGAAATGTACTTTTTGTAGGTACAAAGAAGCAAGCTCAAGATGCTATTAAAACAGAAGCAGAGCGTTGTGGTATGTTCTACGTTAACCAAAGATGGTTAGGTGGTATGCTCACGAACTTCAAAACAATTCAAACACGTATTAAGCGTCTAAAAGACTTAGAAAAGATGCAAGAAGATGGTACCTTTGATGTCTTACCTAAAAAAGAAGTCATTAAGTTAAAGCTTCAAATGGATAAACTAGAGAAAAATCTCGGCGGAATCAAAGAAATGAAAGACGTGCCAGATGTTATGTTCATTGTTGATCCAAGAAAAGAAAAGATTGCTATTCAAGAAGCACATATTTTAGGTATTCCAATTGTATCAATCGTTGATACAAACTGTGACCCAGACGAAGTAGACTATGTAATCCCTGGTAATGATGATGCTATTAGAGCGGTTAAACTAATCGTATCTAAGATGGCTGATGCTGTTGTAGAAGCGAACCAAGGAGCACAAAATCATATAGAAGAAGCAGCGCCAGAAGCAAAAAAAGCAGAATAA
- the tsf gene encoding translation elongation factor Ts, translating to MAITASMVKELRERTGAGMMDCKKALVEHNGDMEKSIEFLREKGLAKAAKKAGRIAAEGLVATCVTDDHKCASVVEVNSETDFVAKNDIFKTYVKDVAEQAVKTEAADIDAFLNDKWSIDPSKTVSEVLTDQIAKIGENMNIRRFEKFVADDSFITSYIHAGGKIGVLVEMTGEATDATLECAKNLAMQVAAVTPKYISRDEVDADFIEKEKEVLKQQAKNENPDKPDNIIEKMIIGRVNKMLKEICLLDQPYVKDGDLTVSKYIASVAKETGSELAIKRYVRFETGEGLEKKEENFAEEVAKQMQ from the coding sequence ATGGCTATTACTGCAAGTATGGTAAAAGAGTTGAGAGAAAGAACTGGTGCAGGTATGATGGACTGTAAAAAAGCACTAGTAGAACACAATGGTGATATGGAGAAATCCATAGAATTTTTAAGAGAAAAAGGTTTAGCTAAGGCAGCTAAAAAAGCTGGTAGAATTGCTGCTGAAGGTTTAGTTGCAACTTGTGTAACCGATGATCATAAATGTGCTTCTGTTGTAGAAGTAAACAGTGAGACAGATTTCGTTGCAAAGAACGATATCTTTAAAACTTATGTAAAAGACGTAGCTGAGCAGGCAGTTAAGACAGAGGCTGCAGATATTGATGCCTTTCTTAATGATAAATGGTCAATCGACCCAAGCAAAACAGTTAGTGAAGTACTTACAGATCAAATTGCTAAAATCGGTGAAAACATGAACATTAGAAGATTTGAAAAATTTGTTGCTGATGACAGCTTCATTACATCCTATATCCATGCAGGTGGAAAAATTGGGGTACTCGTTGAAATGACTGGTGAAGCAACAGATGCTACACTAGAGTGTGCTAAGAATCTTGCTATGCAAGTAGCGGCAGTAACACCTAAGTATATTTCTAGAGACGAAGTAGATGCCGATTTCATTGAGAAAGAGAAAGAAGTGCTCAAACAACAAGCTAAGAATGAAAACCCAGATAAGCCAGATAATATTATTGAGAAAATGATTATTGGTCGTGTAAATAAGATGTTAAAAGAAATTTGCTTACTTGACCAACCCTATGTTAAAGATGGCGATTTAACAGTTTCTAAGTACATTGCTTCTGTAGCAAAAGAAACAGGTTCTGAATTAGCTATCAAACGTTATGTACGTTTTGAAACGGGTGAAGGCTTGGAGAAAAAAGAAGAGAATTTTGCAGAAGAAGTTGCCAAGCAAATGCAATAA
- the pyrH gene encoding UMP kinase encodes MTKYKRILLKLSGEALSGDKGTGFDEETVLKVAEQIKHIVDQGAEVEIVIGGGNFWRGRSSQNMDRTKSDQIGVMATVMNALYMAEILRTIGMKAVVQTPFKVGNVTEEFSKDRALEHLSNNTVVFFAGGTGHPYFSTDTAAALRAIETECDIILLAKNIDGVYDSDPKTNKNASKFDTLTLTEVVEKRLQVMDLTASIMCMEQELPLLVFALSEKDSIKNAMQDKINGTFITI; translated from the coding sequence ATGACAAAGTATAAGAGAATATTACTTAAATTAAGTGGAGAAGCTCTTTCTGGCGATAAAGGTACAGGTTTTGACGAAGAAACAGTATTAAAAGTAGCTGAACAAATAAAACATATTGTGGATCAAGGCGCAGAGGTTGAAATCGTCATCGGTGGTGGCAATTTCTGGCGTGGAAGAAGCAGTCAGAATATGGATAGAACCAAATCCGATCAAATTGGGGTAATGGCGACTGTTATGAATGCGTTGTATATGGCTGAAATTCTAAGAACAATTGGGATGAAAGCCGTTGTACAAACACCTTTTAAAGTAGGAAATGTTACAGAAGAATTTTCAAAAGACAGAGCTTTAGAACATCTCAGCAACAATACGGTTGTATTTTTTGCTGGTGGAACAGGACACCCTTATTTTTCAACAGATACCGCAGCTGCATTAAGAGCAATAGAGACAGAGTGTGACATCATATTATTGGCTAAAAACATTGACGGCGTTTATGATTCTGATCCAAAAACAAACAAAAATGCCAGCAAATTTGACACATTAACGTTAACGGAAGTTGTTGAGAAACGTTTGCAGGTTATGGACCTTACAGCATCCATTATGTGTATGGAACAAGAATTACCGTTATTAGTTTTTGCTCTTTCAGAAAAAGACAGTATAAAAAATGCTATGCAAGATAAGATTAATGGTACTTTTATAACCATATAA
- the frr gene encoding ribosome recycling factor has protein sequence MFEEMKKYEDKMHKTIHALETEYNSIRAGRANPHVLDNIKMDYYGQPTPIQQVGNVSIPEPRMIQIQPWDSSIIKDIEKAILASDLGITPNTDGKIIRLVFPELTEERRKILTKEVKKKGEDAKVAIRNIRRDAMDHFKKAEKNHEMTEDDLKDYEADIQKITDKFIKIIDEHVDAKSKDILTV, from the coding sequence ATGTTTGAAGAGATGAAAAAATACGAAGACAAGATGCATAAGACAATACACGCATTAGAGACAGAATATAACAGTATTAGAGCAGGAAGAGCTAATCCTCATGTACTTGATAACATTAAGATGGATTATTACGGTCAACCTACCCCTATTCAACAAGTAGGTAATGTATCCATTCCAGAGCCAAGGATGATCCAGATTCAACCTTGGGATTCCAGTATCATCAAAGATATAGAAAAGGCTATTTTAGCATCCGATTTGGGTATTACACCAAATACAGATGGTAAAATCATTCGGTTAGTATTTCCTGAACTGACAGAGGAACGCAGAAAGATCTTAACCAAAGAAGTGAAGAAAAAAGGTGAAGATGCAAAAGTAGCCATTCGTAACATAAGAAGAGATGCCATGGATCATTTCAAAAAAGCTGAAAAAAATCATGAAATGACAGAAGATGATTTAAAAGATTATGAAGCGGACATACAAAAAATAACAGATAAATTTATAAAAATTATTGATGAGCATGTAGATGCTAAATCAAAAGATATTTTAACTGTATAG
- a CDS encoding isoprenyl transferase gives MGQYTIPKHVAFIMDGNGRWATGRGKSRQFGHKQGAKTLEHICRQASDLGVLYITVYAFSTENWARPKAEVNNLMNLLRHYLKSSIKNARKDNMRVRVIGDKSGLDQDIIKSIESLEEDSKDNTGLNLQIALNYGGRDEIVRMTKRIMTDYENNKIDINAINEDTINKYLDTAEIPDPDLLIRTSGEMRISNFLLWQIAYSEFYFLDKHWPDFTIEDLKQAIAYYNNKDRRYGGV, from the coding sequence ATGGGACAGTATACAATTCCAAAACATGTAGCATTTATTATGGATGGTAATGGCAGATGGGCTACAGGCAGAGGAAAAAGCAGACAGTTTGGACATAAACAGGGTGCTAAGACTCTGGAACATATATGTAGACAGGCAAGTGATTTAGGTGTCTTATATATAACCGTTTACGCCTTTTCAACTGAAAATTGGGCTCGCCCAAAAGCAGAAGTTAATAACCTTATGAATTTATTAAGACATTATTTAAAGAGCAGTATTAAGAATGCTCGAAAAGATAATATGCGTGTTAGGGTTATTGGAGATAAATCGGGTCTAGATCAAGATATTATTAAAAGTATTGAAAGTCTAGAAGAAGACTCAAAAGATAATACAGGATTAAATTTACAGATTGCCTTAAACTACGGTGGACGAGATGAGATTGTACGTATGACTAAACGCATCATGACTGATTATGAAAATAATAAAATTGATATAAATGCAATTAATGAAGATACGATAAATAAATATCTTGATACAGCAGAAATACCTGATCCTGACTTGCTCATTCGAACCAGTGGGGAAATGCGAATCAGTAATTTCTTATTATGGCAAATAGCTTATTCAGAATTTTATTTTCTTGATAAACATTGGCCTGATTTTACAATAGAAGATTTAAAGCAAGCTATTGCTTACTATAATAATAAGGATCGTCGATATGGTGGGGTCTAG
- a CDS encoding phosphatidate cytidylyltransferase: MRTRIISSIIALPLLMIVLLLGGAYLQVALIIVSLIGMFEFFRAYKIDSLPMKILGYIGNIIFYMMIIWDKTSYLQEFFGIFMLILLIGYVFTYPKYDLKDIMLVLIGFFYVAYLLSYILMVREDPTYGPWLIWLIFIVAFGSDTCAYFIGVKFGKNKLARHLSPKKSVEGSIAGIIGATLLSVLYGVILYQTGHITDSAKIIPFFFIGGIGSVLSQIGDLAASAMKRQNKIKDFGSIMPGHGGVLDRLDSIIFTAPFVYYIMKFFIL; the protein is encoded by the coding sequence TTGAGAACAAGAATAATCTCTTCAATTATCGCTCTACCTCTATTAATGATTGTATTGCTATTGGGTGGAGCTTATTTACAAGTTGCTTTAATTATTGTATCTTTAATTGGTATGTTTGAATTCTTCAGGGCTTATAAAATAGACAGTTTGCCCATGAAAATATTAGGCTATATAGGGAACATAATCTTTTACATGATGATTATATGGGATAAAACTAGTTACCTTCAAGAATTCTTTGGCATTTTTATGTTGATTCTGCTAATAGGCTACGTATTTACTTACCCAAAATATGATTTAAAAGATATTATGCTTGTCCTTATTGGATTCTTTTATGTTGCCTATTTGCTATCTTACATTTTAATGGTACGTGAAGACCCTACCTATGGTCCATGGCTTATATGGCTAATTTTCATTGTGGCGTTTGGTAGTGATACATGTGCTTACTTTATAGGTGTGAAATTTGGTAAAAACAAGCTGGCTAGACATCTAAGCCCAAAAAAAAGTGTTGAAGGTTCCATTGCTGGGATTATAGGAGCAACGCTCTTATCAGTGCTATACGGTGTTATATTATATCAAACAGGCCATATTACGGATTCAGCTAAGATTATTCCATTCTTTTTTATTGGAGGCATCGGGTCTGTATTATCACAGATTGGTGATCTGGCTGCTTCAGCTATGAAACGACAGAACAAGATAAAAGATTTTGGTTCTATTATGCCGGGTCATGGTGGTGTTTTGGACCGTCTTGATAGTATCATTTTTACAGCACCATTTGTTTACTACATTATGAAATTTTTTATTCTTTAG
- a CDS encoding 1-deoxy-D-xylulose-5-phosphate reductoisomerase, producing MKVISILGSTGSIGTQTVDIVVKQGDIRVLGLTANQNIDLLEEQIHQVHPEVVAVMDEKKAKELKKRVGSKVKVLSGMDGLIQVATLDQVEMVVTAVVGMIGIKPTVAAIKASKDIALANKETLVTAGHLIMDLIKQYGVQLYPVDSEHSAIFQCLKGENIREVHKILLTASGGPFRGKTTTELQHMTVKDALNHPNWSMGQKITIDSATMMNKGLEVIEAKWLFNLKPSQVEVVIHPQSIIHSMVEYKDGSVMAQLDVPDMRTPIQYALNHPHRLPNDVPRLDLTKVAQLTFEKPDMETFKGLKLAYEALQKSGSILTVLNAANERAVDKFLKQQIGFLEIYDVIAFAMDHHKNIQHPTLQQIFDAEQQTYEVIEKKWMSERNE from the coding sequence TTGAAGGTTATATCAATTCTAGGATCAACAGGCTCAATCGGCACACAAACAGTTGATATTGTCGTAAAACAGGGTGATATTCGCGTGTTAGGGCTTACAGCCAATCAAAACATCGATTTATTGGAGGAGCAGATTCACCAAGTACATCCAGAAGTTGTTGCCGTTATGGATGAAAAAAAGGCGAAAGAACTCAAGAAGCGTGTGGGTTCAAAAGTAAAAGTTCTCAGCGGAATGGATGGACTTATTCAAGTAGCCACATTAGATCAGGTGGAAATGGTTGTGACAGCCGTTGTTGGTATGATTGGTATTAAACCAACAGTAGCCGCTATAAAAGCATCCAAAGATATAGCTTTAGCTAATAAAGAAACATTGGTAACAGCTGGGCATTTAATCATGGACCTTATAAAACAATATGGCGTCCAACTATATCCTGTCGATAGTGAACATTCTGCTATATTTCAGTGCTTAAAGGGAGAGAATATAAGAGAAGTCCATAAAATTCTTTTAACAGCTTCAGGTGGACCTTTTAGAGGCAAAACCACAACAGAATTACAGCATATGACAGTAAAGGATGCACTAAATCATCCTAATTGGTCAATGGGTCAGAAGATAACTATTGATTCTGCAACCATGATGAACAAAGGTCTTGAGGTTATTGAAGCAAAATGGTTATTTAATCTAAAGCCTTCTCAAGTAGAAGTGGTTATACATCCCCAGAGTATTATTCATTCCATGGTGGAATATAAAGATGGTTCCGTCATGGCTCAACTGGATGTACCGGATATGCGTACGCCTATTCAGTATGCACTTAATCATCCACATCGCTTGCCTAATGATGTACCAAGGCTTGATCTTACAAAAGTCGCTCAGTTAACATTTGAAAAGCCGGATATGGAAACGTTTAAGGGACTCAAGTTAGCATATGAAGCCTTACAAAAAAGTGGTTCAATCCTAACGGTCCTTAATGCAGCAAATGAACGGGCTGTGGATAAATTTTTAAAACAACAGATAGGATTCTTAGAAATATACGATGTAATTGCTTTTGCAATGGATCATCACAAGAATATACAACATCCAACTCTTCAGCAAATATTTGACGCTGAACAACAAACCTATGAGGTGATTGAAAAAAAGTGGATGTCAGAAAGGAATGAATGA
- the rseP gene encoding RIP metalloprotease RseP: MNIVVAILIFGLLVLVHELGHFLAARKNGILVEEFAIGMGPKLVGFQRGDTLYTIRILPLGGFCKMLGEDEEVEGDERAFSNKSVGARIVVVIAGAAFNIILAFIFACILVGMAGDFTTRISDISEGSPAYEAGLKPGDTIVKVDGHRIMSSSEISLYINLKKGEPVDIVYKRDGQEQGITITPEEAEGNYFIGIANFHRINKGNIFEVIKYGFIKVGFWIKTVFISLGMIFRGEVGREDVGGPIRIMSEISKGYTESVKYGVRNVFLTISSYIVLLSANLGVMNLLPIPALDGGRLLFLLIEAVRRKPISREKEGYVHFIGFVLLMVLMVFLFFNDFTNVF, from the coding sequence ATGAATATAGTAGTGGCAATCCTTATCTTTGGGTTACTTGTACTGGTTCATGAGCTAGGTCATTTTCTAGCTGCAAGAAAAAACGGCATTCTTGTTGAAGAATTTGCCATCGGTATGGGACCAAAATTAGTAGGGTTTCAAAGAGGAGATACATTATACACCATTCGTATTTTACCATTGGGTGGTTTTTGTAAAATGCTTGGTGAGGATGAAGAAGTAGAAGGTGACGAACGGGCATTTTCTAATAAATCTGTAGGTGCAAGAATTGTTGTTGTTATAGCGGGTGCGGCATTTAATATTATACTTGCTTTTATCTTTGCATGCATATTAGTAGGTATGGCTGGTGATTTTACCACAAGAATATCAGATATTAGCGAGGGTTCCCCAGCGTATGAAGCAGGACTTAAACCTGGTGACACCATTGTGAAGGTGGATGGGCATCGTATTATGTCCAGTAGTGAAATATCCCTTTATATTAACCTTAAAAAAGGGGAGCCTGTTGATATTGTATATAAGCGGGATGGCCAGGAGCAAGGTATAACCATTACCCCAGAGGAAGCTGAAGGGAATTACTTTATTGGTATAGCTAATTTTCATCGTATTAATAAAGGTAATATATTTGAGGTCATTAAGTATGGTTTCATCAAAGTAGGTTTTTGGATTAAAACTGTATTTATTAGTTTAGGTATGATTTTCCGTGGTGAAGTAGGTAGAGAAGATGTTGGTGGTCCAATAAGGATCATGTCTGAAATCAGTAAAGGGTATACGGAAAGTGTTAAATATGGTGTACGTAATGTATTTTTAACCATATCATCCTATATTGTTTTATTAAGTGCTAATTTGGGTGTTATGAATCTATTACCCATACCTGCTTTAGATGGTGGAAGGTTGTTGTTTTTGTTGATTGAGGCTGTTAGACGGAAGCCGATAAGTAGGGAAAAAGAAGGGTATGTGCACTTTATAGGCTTTGTGTTATTGATGGTTTTAATGGTATTTTTGTTTTTTAATGATTTTACGAATGTATTTTGA
- the ispG gene encoding flavodoxin-dependent (E)-4-hydroxy-3-methylbut-2-enyl-diphosphate synthase, protein MHRDKTKVIRIGDRVIGGGNPILVQSMTNTKTENVDETVKQILALEKAGCDIIRVTVPTKAAAKAVSDIKKRIHIPLVADIHFDYKMALLAMKNGADKIRINPGNIGSMDRVKQVVERAKKDNIPIRIGINSGSVEKEILAKYGHVTAEGLVESALNHVKLIEDMDYDNLVISIKTSDVMMAIKAHELIASQTLYPIHVGVTEAGTIWSGTIKSTAGLSVILHGGVGDTIRVSLTGDPVEEVRVGIKVLETLGLRRRNSIEFVSCPTCGRTQIDLIQLANMVEERFGHLKYPLKIAVMGCIVNGPGEAKEADLGIAGGKGVGLIFKKGVVVKKVTEDALLDSLAEEIQSIIHEREASL, encoded by the coding sequence ATGCATCGTGATAAAACGAAAGTGATAAGAATTGGTGATCGTGTCATTGGTGGGGGTAATCCTATCTTGGTGCAATCCATGACAAATACAAAAACTGAAAATGTGGATGAAACAGTTAAGCAAATTTTGGCATTGGAGAAAGCGGGATGTGATATTATTCGTGTGACGGTGCCGACTAAGGCTGCTGCAAAAGCTGTTTCTGATATTAAGAAGCGGATTCATATACCGTTAGTGGCGGATATTCATTTTGATTATAAGATGGCGTTATTGGCCATGAAAAATGGGGCTGACAAAATCCGTATTAACCCAGGCAACATTGGTTCAATGGATCGTGTTAAACAAGTCGTAGAGCGGGCTAAAAAGGATAATATACCTATACGTATAGGTATTAACAGTGGTTCGGTGGAAAAGGAAATTTTAGCGAAATATGGTCATGTAACAGCAGAAGGTCTTGTTGAGAGTGCATTGAATCATGTGAAACTTATTGAAGATATGGATTATGATAACTTGGTTATTTCCATCAAAACATCGGATGTGATGATGGCTATAAAAGCCCATGAGCTGATTGCCAGTCAGACCTTGTATCCTATCCATGTGGGTGTGACAGAAGCAGGTACCATATGGTCTGGAACGATTAAGTCAACAGCTGGTTTAAGTGTTATTTTACATGGTGGTGTTGGAGATACCATTCGTGTATCCTTAACGGGTGACCCTGTTGAAGAAGTGCGTGTGGGTATTAAGGTATTGGAGACTCTTGGACTGAGAAGACGTAACAGCATAGAATTTGTATCTTGTCCCACTTGTGGGCGGACTCAAATCGATTTAATTCAATTAGCCAATATGGTAGAAGAACGTTTTGGACACTTGAAGTATCCGTTAAAGATTGCAGTGATGGGATGCATTGTTAATGGTCCTGGAGAGGCAAAAGAAGCGGATTTAGGTATTGCTGGCGGTAAAGGTGTAGGCCTTATTTTTAAAAAAGGTGTTGTGGTCAAGAAGGTGACAGAAGATGCCTTACTGGATAGTTTAGCAGAGGAAATTCAGAGTATTATTCATGAACGAGAAGCTTCTTTATAA